Within the Glycine soja cultivar W05 chromosome 3, ASM419377v2, whole genome shotgun sequence genome, the region attaatttatgataagatataaacatatttaattctcaattattttagtgaagaaattaACCAACCTGGATTATTTGCTTGGAATCTAATGACGGACCATCCTCCGACCGGCACAGCAATTGTGTTACGTATTTGAGGATTCACAAAATTGAACTTGGGTTCATCTCTAGTGGCGTTGTAATTCCCAAACCCTTGAGCCAAAACATGAAAATTGAAGCCATGAAGGTGAATAGGGTGATTCTCAGCGGCAATGATGGCCGTGTTCTGAAGCACAATCTGAACTGTTGAATTGAACTTCAACGTCTTCACCTTCGTTGATTTAGGTGCGATTAGGAATTCACGAGGTGTATCTGGCGACGACGTTATGTTTGGGTTGGTAAAGTCAAACACAACCGCAGGCTGATCCGGAAAATCTCTAGTGTACACCCCAGTAACATCGTTCCGGAAAAACGCTTCAAGCATTGATACCCCTTTGCCATGTGGCAACACAAAGGACTCGTTGTTCATGTTTGCAGAAAATAAGGGTACTGGCCCAGGACAAACTCCTGTATCACTGCGACATATGTCAAAGCTAAGCCCAAAAGTTATAAACATGTGTTCATCCACTTGACGTGGCACTGGGACCCAGTGGGGCCCACCGGCCAACCCTGTGATGTTGGTGTAAAACTTGTGGGCCGTTGGAGTGTCAGTTTGGGCCGGGAGATCTGGCATGATGGGCTTTGCTGACGTGGCACCCTCATAAATTATCACTCCTCGAGTCATGTTGGCGTTGATTTGTACAAGTGGAGCGGAATGGTATGGAGTGAAGGCCATGTAGTAAGAACCCACACTTTGGTTTGTTCTTAGGAGGACATCAACGGTTTGGCCAGGAGCAAGCACTACAACCTTGGTGTCGTAGTGATTGGTATAGGTAGCATCAATGGCAACTACGGTTAATGTATGGTTGGCTACTTCAAAAAAGTGTTGATTATTGAGTGCAGAGTTGATTATGCGCAACAAGTAGGTTTTTCCTTGCTTTACTTTGACCTGGTATGTTCCTGAGTTTATGacataataaaaaagtgaagTATTACATATCATTGTTAAATTTTCCGAAATTTTATGATCTTGACCAATCTTTATTtgataagttattaaaaaaatgtggttGTGTCACATTGAGAtctattgaaatattttatagtttttcatCTAGTACAAGATGAATCAAATTATGTGTTGAAGGCTTGGCAATATAtcacattattttatatatatgagagTGGAAGGTTGGGCAATGGGCTTACCATCCTGAGAGCAGTTATAGAGATCGCTGGGTAAACCATTAATTGTATATGCATCTGATTCAATTGGCGGCTGTTGAGTTTCTGTTGCATTTTGCTCAACCTCTACAACATTAGCATTCCACCATTCTCCTGCAATGGTTTTCAGAATCAATGACTTGCTAATTGCCACAAATAGTTGCTATTAACAAtttattcacaattttttttgctaTTAACATTCAGGTACATCAACTACTGGATCAACAAGTCATTGGTTGAACTAGTACTGAACTTGATCTCTTTCGagtttgagtcttatagatacaaaaatataatttgaaaagaagaatcttacaaataattagttaattttttcaataGAGATTAATCATtgccaaaattaataaatgtttcGTACCAATAATATGATtacaataaaaaagttatagaaTTACTGTTATTAATTCAATAATTAGAGACTAGGttagaaactaattttttttactcacgTATAGATTGATTTTGAATATTAGTTATGActcttaaaagaatatttataaagagattatttttcattaactaAAATATTGTTGGATATCGACTTTTCAATTtctaattactttaaaaatatttatttatttagagactatacattttttttcttagtagTTACacgtcattttaaaataattgcatTTTTAACATAGCTTATATACCCTAAAAAACACAGCTTatgcaatttaaaaaatattataaatagtatttatatatgataaatcatTACTTGGAAAGAATTGTTCAGACATGCAAGCCTATGTTTAATTTAGATACTTGACATACTATAGGTgatcaattgattttttcataaaaaataattattaataaagttaACGGATATCTCACATCAATAGCAAAAAAGAAtcagaaaaaatgaaatcaatcaaGAGGATGAAACTGAAAAGTACCAACTAGTATAGGGATTTCTTGATAAACTTTAGGAAACGGGTACGAGTGTCCTAGTCGTGGCCGAATTAGAAGAGCACCATAGACCGTAGCACGTAGAAAAGATGAGTGTGCATGCCACCAAAGAGTCCCTTCTTGTCCAGTTAGGTTAAATCTGTATGTGTAACTGCTACCAGAAGCTATTGGGCATTGAGTTGCAAATTCAGGACCGTCTGACCACGGtgtcaaaaattgaaaaattccgTGCCTGTATCATATATTGTAAATTGAAtccaaatttagtttttacatgTAGACAAAAATATCCAAATTTCTCTTAAGACACAGGTCTTAACCACTCTGAAATTCCTCCTTTAGGATTCCTTAGTTTGagtttctttgtatttttttcatgaagaaaaaaaacacactctcaaatgttaataatttctttaagaAAGTTCTTCTTTTATGTTAAACTTTCTTTAATCTCCATATATAATTCTCAtatgcttatatttttttaaataacttctttgatttttaatataaattttgtttaggTAGCTGTTTATTATACTTACAaagtctttttaaatttttaatttaatatttttttaagattctaccttttatatatatatatatatatatatatatatatatatatatatatatattattttgtggtATGATAACACATAACAGTTAActttcttttctaaaaaaattcaaaagcaaATATGTTTCATGTTTCTAATTTACGAAAACACTTAAGACTGAATTTCctaaatattaaaagataaatgagaGGGATGGTcgacttttaattaataaaaaaactctttGCTTCTAGGAATGAAATTGGACGGTAAAAAAAACACGTATAAACATATGAAGCAAATAACAGAagtcaataatatattattaactctTGTGATAAAACCGTGTTGTGctttttataatagtttttaTCTTACCACATGCTTTctatatgatttaattaatattgtttcATTATTGATATGAGAGGGAGGAGAAAAAGTATACCAATGAATAGTAAGATTATAGGGTGACTTGTTGAATACGTGAACGACTACAGTGTCACCCTCTCGAGCGTTAATTGTTGGTCCTGGCAGGGTTCCATTGACGGCAGTGATCACTTGTTGACGACACAAACGTTGCACAGTAATGTTTTCCACCTATTTATATAAcaatataagattttaattaGTGAATATATTTCAAACTTaatttgattagcccatgaaagggagaagaaaaaccaaagaactggataaagataataaattttaaatatgactaAATCCTAAATCAAAGTTAGTTAtggtgattaaaaaaatgaaaatataaaagtgtGTTTGACAAACACAACATGAACCAATAGTCCATGCAAGGAAGAACAAATAAACTACAGAAGGGGGAAGAGTTTTAAGAAATGGATTGAAACATATGATACTTAAAGATCTAGCTCATTGGAGAATCACAAATCCAAAttacaatgattaaaaaaactaaaaataaaagtgcATTCCAGAACCATGAACCAATGTCCcatgaaaggaagaagaaaaaagtcacCGAAGAACCAAGAGTTTTAAATCAAGGActgaagtttttaaaaatacttaagaTGTCAACAGAGAATCAAAGATTAATATTatggtgattaaaaaaaattaaaaaaataaagtgtgtTCCACAAATTCAACGTGAGCCAATGAAGCTCGAAGAAGCAAGCATAAGAGCAAAAGCCCAAGCTAgagaaaacatatataaaacgtTTCATGTTGTAATAACAAGATATATTGCAATGAATGTTTCTTTCTATCTATCAATATTCAAAGTAAATGAGAAAATGAAGTAGCCAATACAT harbors:
- the LOC114406255 gene encoding laccase-7-like, with translation MKRFVFALARAFALFLACSLASGAVVEHIFNVENITVQRLCRQQVITAVNGTLPGPTINAREGDTVVVHVFNKSPYNLTIHWHGIFQFLTPWSDGPEFATQCPIASGSSYTYRFNLTGQEGTLWWHAHSSFLRATVYGALLIRPRLGHSYPFPKVYQEIPILVGEWWNANVVEVEQNATETQQPPIESDAYTINGLPSDLYNCSQDGTYQVKVKQGKTYLLRIINSALNNQHFFEVANHTLTVVAIDATYTNHYDTKVVVLAPGQTVDVLLRTNQSVGSYYMAFTPYHSAPLVQINANMTRGVIIYEGATSAKPIMPDLPAQTDTPTAHKFYTNITGLAGGPHWVPVPRQVDEHMFITFGLSFDICRSDTGVCPGPVPLFSANMNNESFVLPHGKGVSMLEAFFRNDVTGVYTRDFPDQPAVVFDFTNPNITSSPDTPREFLIAPKSTKVKTLKFNSTVQIVLQNTAIIAAENHPIHLHGFNFHVLAQGFGNYNATRDEPKFNFVNPQIRNTIAVPVGGWSVIRFQANNPGVWLMHCHLETHLPWGLSTAFEVENGPSIRVPPPPADLPKC